Within the Chitinophagales bacterium genome, the region CCGCAGCGCCTGATGCATTTGTAGGAAAATGGGAAGATACTTCTGGTACTGGAAAATTCGAAAGAATTTGGTGTACTTACATAGGCGGAGACGGAAATGACCGGGGAAGGGATATTGATCTTGACAATAAAGGTAATGTAATAATGAGTGGGCAAACTCAAAGCGATTCTTTAACGTGGGCTCATGGATATGATTCTACTTATAACGGTGATATTGATGGCTTCGTAATTAAGATTCCCAATGACGGAGGTATGCCAATCTGGGGCACATACTTTGGCGGCTATAATGACGATCAGCAGATGGGCGTACTTTGGAACCGTAGTGCAAAAGGAGACAGGGTTTTTATAACAGGAATAACGAATAGTTCGCAAAATCCCCGTTGCCTTCCTACACCAAACCGTCTGCATTTTCCCGTTTTTCCTATACTGGGCGATTTGCAAAACTATATTAGCGGATATGCGGATACAGCATATTGTCCTAACATAACCGAAACGGATGCATATATTGCCGAGCTCACCGATGCGGCATTGGGTCAATCTCTTATTTTTTCGTCTTATTTAGGTGGATCAAAGCCGGAAATAAACGGAAACCAGCAGTTTAGCTACAGCCCAACATTAGCAATGGCCACCACCGGCGAATTGTATATTGCATTGAATACTTACAGTGACGACATCCGGCAGGCTGTAGGCACTCAGTTTCAAACACGAATTGATATTTTTCATGGACAAACTGATGCATTTATTGCACGGCTTTTAAATGACAGTGACCGGATGGAGTATAACTGCAAATATCCTCCTGATCCGGATGCTGTCATTACCTATGCGGAAGGAAATTTCTTAAATGTATATCCCAATCCGGCCCAAAAGTTTAATGCCTCTTTTTCACTTCCAGGAAGCGCCACTATCAGTTATACAGTTTTTGACCCTGTGGGAAGAAAAATTTTAGCTGACACACATTTTTTTGATAGTGGAAAAAATGTTTTACCGATTGATTTAACCCGCCATCCTTCGGGATTATACATTTTAGAGATAGGGTATAATAAGGAATTATACCGGATTAAGCTCTTAAAGGAATAGCATCTTTCGCACTATCAATGGATGGTATCATTATTAAGATTGTGATTCCTTTTTATTAATAAAGCCCGACCTCATCTACAGACTTTCAATTTGGTACAAATAATTCT harbors:
- a CDS encoding T9SS type A sorting domain-containing protein; this encodes MKLITAYSGKRIWFSVFTLSILLSIIFSGHSAAQYRIVDWGAYFADSTTDFSFAEEEYIEDIKLDQQDPQNVYVVGMTKSTFGYSMPCDSDTLFYGGPGDVFLAKYDRCGALQWSRYLGNENKTDYGYNMALDYDVFGNTTIYIGGEMKTNGRGPKAVICDGGNVPFQIKPAATWDAFVAKYDETGDLQRWTYLGGTEPDSVSSVDQILGLAVYNHHVFAVGYTESKDLDEGARIKGVSRYGQSGDGFIAEFTANLDTLSYFSYVGGRGQDRCHAIKIYQPDTGSVQLFIDGTTESVDGIFAGTGFDSVLTAAPDAFVGKWEDTSGTGKFERIWCTYIGGDGNDRGRDIDLDNKGNVIMSGQTQSDSLTWAHGYDSTYNGDIDGFVIKIPNDGGMPIWGTYFGGYNDDQQMGVLWNRSAKGDRVFITGITNSSQNPRCLPTPNRLHFPVFPILGDLQNYISGYADTAYCPNITETDAYIAELTDAALGQSLIFSSYLGGSKPEINGNQQFSYSPTLAMATTGELYIALNTYSDDIRQAVGTQFQTRIDIFHGQTDAFIARLLNDSDRMEYNCKYPPDPDAVITYAEGNFLNVYPNPAQKFNASFSLPGSATISYTVFDPVGRKILADTHFFDSGKNVLPIDLTRHPSGLYILEIGYNKELYRIKLLKE